GGCGTCCAGTGGTTGCCGTGAGCGATACAGGCATTGAATCCATGGTCAGTTTGTGGCGACGTTCGCATGCCGCGCTGATCGAATCGTTGATTATGAGCGATCAGTTGAAAATAAACGTTGCTTTAAGAAAGCTCAATGCTGAGGAGGTCTTTTTCCCCGCTGAATTTTCAGTCTTTTTCTCAAATATTAATTTTAAGGAAGATCTCGCACGTCTGGAAAAAATTTCGAAAGCACGGGGGCGCGCTTCATGAAATTTAAAGGATTGAATGTTTTGCAAATTGTCGGTCCTAAGAATGCGGGTAAAACCATGCACGCCGAGTGGTTGATTTCAGGCCTGAAAGAAAGGGGCCTGCGCGTCGGCGCGTTAAAACACAGCTCGCATCCCCATCCCATCGATCGGCCGGGCAGCGATTCGTTTCGCCTGCAAAAGGCAGGAGCCAGCCCAACCGTCTTTTACAGCGCGAATAGCATGGGCATTTTTTATCCGTCCATTGATGAAAAAGAAGCAGATCGGCTGCTGGCGGCCGCTTTTAAAGAGGTGGATCTGGTCATTGTCGAATCGTTTAACACGGCGAACGGGCCCAAAATTGTTCTGGATGAAGATGGCCATCAGTGGAAACATTTTACTCAGGTGATTGCCGTGATTTCCGAAACCGCCCTGCCAACCGATTTACCGCTTTTTAAAAAATTTGACGAGCGATTGATTGACTTTGTCATTCAATATTTTCATCTGAAGCGTTAAAACGCTTTTTGTCGGCAAGTTTTTTTTTGACTTCTTAATGCTGTTCACACTTGTCCAAAATTGGAGTTTTGAAAAGGGCAATTCTAACTCGGTACGCTTGATGAGGATGTCTCAAAAGCGACATCAAATGTATGTTTATAAAAAAATAGGGAAAAATTTACAATAGCCCTCACCCCCCTTCCCCCTCTCCCGATTTTCGGGAGAGGGGGAATTAAAGGGGGTGAGGGAAAGAAAAACTTTATAAAAATACATTTTCTTTGACTTTTGGGACAGCCCCATCAAAAGGGGGTATCCTAAAATCGACCTGAACAGGCAAATAATAAATGATGCAGCATAACTCTTTAAATAACAATATACTTGTATTGAGATTTCCTTTACAATGTCATGTTGACCGGAGGACAGGCGCGGGGGTAGTGGGAAAAGGCAAAAAAAACCTCCCGCAAAGTACAACTTTTCGGGAGGTTTTTAGCAGGGTAGGTTAATTTTATTTAGTTTTGACTTCAATTTTTTTACCTTTGGCCGTTTCGGATTTTGGCAGATGGAGCGTTAATACGCCGTTCTTGTATTCCGCCTCAATTTTATCCACATCCACATCGCCTGGCAGGGTTAAGCTACGCGTGAATTTACCAAACCAGCGTTCACGACGGAAGAGGGTGCCTTCTTCTTTGAAATCTTCTTTCTTCTCGCCGCTAATGGTCAGCACGTCGTCCTTTATGGAAATA
This sequence is a window from Caldithrix abyssi DSM 13497. Protein-coding genes within it:
- a CDS encoding Hsp20/alpha crystallin family protein, whose translation is MLVKWEPMMGLSRINDVFDRMLDDFFSMDTRLAEPVSSLIPLMNVEELKDAYRITLEVPGMEKDDIDISIKDDVLTISGEKKEDFKEEGTLFRRERWFGKFTRSLTLPGDVDVDKIEAEYKNGVLTLHLPKSETAKGKKIEVKTK
- the mobB gene encoding molybdopterin-guanine dinucleotide biosynthesis protein B; translated protein: MKFKGLNVLQIVGPKNAGKTMHAEWLISGLKERGLRVGALKHSSHPHPIDRPGSDSFRLQKAGASPTVFYSANSMGIFYPSIDEKEADRLLAAAFKEVDLVIVESFNTANGPKIVLDEDGHQWKHFTQVIAVISETALPTDLPLFKKFDERLIDFVIQYFHLKR